In Streptomyces sp. SN-593, a single genomic region encodes these proteins:
- a CDS encoding SCO4848 family membrane protein, with amino-acid sequence MKLSRRVSWFLVAFGVWSWIVWTTFVKNLWKDASGLAFHHGDHSHPTAYFWIHLALAITSTVLGTAIGVLGVRGLRALRRTQDVPRPPTAPPTPSPDHPTPHPTATR; translated from the coding sequence ATGAAGCTCAGCCGCCGCGTCTCGTGGTTCCTGGTCGCCTTCGGCGTCTGGTCCTGGATCGTCTGGACGACCTTCGTGAAGAACCTGTGGAAGGACGCCAGCGGTCTGGCCTTCCACCACGGCGACCACTCCCACCCGACCGCCTACTTCTGGATCCACCTCGCGCTGGCGATCACCTCGACGGTCCTCGGCACCGCGATCGGCGTCCTCGGCGTCCGGGGACTGCGCGCCCTGCGCCGCACCCAGGACGTGCCCCGGCCCCCCACCGCCCCGCCGACCCCGTCCCCCGACCACCCGACCCCCCACCCGACCGCCACCCGCTGA
- a CDS encoding D-alanyl-D-alanine carboxypeptidase: MAKTVSSALKASAASLTALLLGGSVLAGTAQAAPAEAKTPRPPSVMSKVGGDRLSLPGTQVNTGTGVPALPKGITARSWIVTDAETGDVLAESNAHWKLAPASTLKMLLADMLIPKLPASTVHKVVASDLKGMGEGSSLVGIKENLTYTVKDLWLGVFLRSGNDAVHVLSAMNGGVPATVADMNAEAHELQADDTHVVSPDGYDMPGQASSAYDLTLFARAGLQLPEFREYCSTLTAQFPGDYKKVKNPKKGQPATTRESFQIQNTDRLLSGDYDVKPYPGIAGVKNGDTTNAGATYTGVAERDGRKLLVTVMHPDPKSGHNAVYREAASLLDWGFKAAPTVKPVGTLVPPLSQVAAAKASTGPATASPGRTRVAAAAATSSSSSRGLWTAAGITAATLVLLAAVIIVVRRRRPLPSAVAASGASRNPEQSRVPRPTPDRGTPPGASEQETSDREPAGQEPAAQETSGQEIAGRRPSGQEPPADRPASRRRRPRPPRRH, encoded by the coding sequence GTGGCCAAGACAGTTTCCTCAGCGCTGAAAGCGTCCGCGGCGTCCCTGACCGCCCTCCTGCTCGGCGGAAGCGTGCTGGCCGGCACCGCCCAGGCCGCGCCCGCCGAGGCGAAGACGCCCAGACCGCCCTCGGTGATGTCGAAGGTCGGCGGCGACCGGCTGAGCCTGCCGGGCACCCAGGTGAACACCGGCACGGGCGTGCCCGCTCTTCCCAAGGGCATCACCGCGCGCTCCTGGATCGTCACGGACGCCGAGACCGGCGACGTCCTGGCGGAGAGCAACGCGCACTGGAAGCTCGCCCCGGCCAGCACCCTGAAGATGCTGCTGGCCGACATGCTGATACCCAAACTCCCGGCCTCGACCGTGCACAAGGTGGTGGCGTCGGACCTGAAGGGCATGGGCGAGGGCAGCAGTCTGGTCGGGATCAAGGAGAACCTGACCTACACCGTCAAGGACCTGTGGCTGGGGGTGTTCCTGCGGTCGGGCAACGACGCGGTGCACGTGCTGTCCGCGATGAACGGCGGCGTCCCGGCGACCGTGGCGGACATGAACGCCGAGGCGCACGAACTCCAGGCCGACGACACCCACGTCGTCTCGCCGGACGGCTACGACATGCCCGGCCAGGCCAGCAGCGCGTACGACCTGACGCTCTTCGCCCGCGCCGGGTTGCAGCTCCCCGAGTTCCGCGAGTACTGCTCGACGCTCACCGCGCAGTTCCCCGGCGACTACAAGAAGGTCAAGAACCCGAAGAAGGGCCAGCCTGCCACCACCCGGGAGAGCTTCCAGATCCAGAACACCGACCGCCTGCTCAGCGGTGACTACGACGTGAAGCCGTACCCGGGGATCGCCGGGGTGAAGAACGGCGACACCACGAACGCCGGCGCCACCTACACCGGGGTCGCCGAGCGCGACGGGCGCAAGCTGCTGGTCACCGTCATGCACCCGGACCCGAAGTCGGGCCACAACGCGGTCTACCGCGAGGCGGCCTCGCTGCTGGACTGGGGCTTCAAGGCCGCCCCGACCGTCAAGCCGGTCGGCACCCTGGTGCCGCCGCTGAGCCAGGTCGCGGCCGCCAAGGCGTCCACCGGCCCGGCCACCGCGTCTCCCGGGCGGACCCGGGTGGCGGCCGCGGCTGCCACCTCCTCCTCGTCCTCGCGCGGGCTGTGGACCGCGGCCGGGATCACCGCCGCGACGCTGGTGCTGCTCGCCGCGGTGATCATCGTCGTGCGGCGCCGCCGTCCGCTTCCGTCCGCGGTGGCCGCCAGCGGTGCGAGCCGGAACCCGGAGCAGTCGCGGGTCCCGCGGCCGACGCCGGACCGGGGGACGCCGCCGGGGGCTTCGGAGCAGGAGACGTCCGATCGGGAGCCGGCCGGTCAGGAGCCGGCCGCTCAGGAGACGTCTGGTCAGGAGATCGCGGGTCGGCGGCCTTCCGGTCAGGAGCCTCCTGCCGACCGTCCCGCGTCCCGTCGCCGCCGTCCCCGTCCGCCCCGGAGGCACTGA
- a CDS encoding MMPL family transporter, translating to MDVAGVARWCFRHKWWVVLLWTVALLTVGGAGRAAGDAYSNAFSLKGTESAKVLDLLGTAVPEQSGEADTVVWHVDSGSVRDASVRQRITPMLARVAHQKDVGAVAGPYDAAGAAQISKDGRTAYATVTYTKLGGELSNAQAQSLIDTAHAARAPGLRVEVGGAKPAQAEQPLPELAEGIGIAAAGVVLFFALGSLFGMLLPIITALFGIGIASSAIILLSHGMDVADFAPELATLVGLGVGIDYALFIVTRHRRAILRGRSPEDAAVVALNTSGRAVLFAGGTVCIALLGMFTLRLTFLNGVAVAAALTVVITVAAAMTLLPALLGLLGMRVLSRRQRRALAASGPRQESAAGAAARWSGFLQRHPRSLAAVAVVVMATLAIPALSLRLGSSDQGNNPTGTTTRKAYDMLADGFGPGFNGPLTILAEVPSAGDQAALDGLVTALRSTHGIAYAAQMPTARGQKVALVEAVPTTSPQDKATSDLIDHLRDDVVPAAERGSTMRAYVGGQTAMFEDFSTVLYGKLPLFVGVIIALGFVLLLFAFRSLVVPLTAAVMNLVAAAASFGVLVAVFQWGWGGALAGRAGPVDAFLPVIMLSLLFGLSMDYQVFLVSRMHEEWVHTRDNARAVRVGLAETSRVINSAAVIMICVFAAFVLSGQRVLAMFGIGLAGAVALDAFILRTVLVPSLMHLFGRANWWLPRWLDRRLPHLAVEPAEESAAPEAVAVAAVPGARSPGDASGPYPGGGGGSGGTGPGCGTAAGALVRGRVTGAAGLPVPRAELTLIAADGRQAARARAAEDGAFSLPAPGRGPYVLVAGAPGHHPQTASVLTAGGEVDCDLVLTGTGSLTGTVRRADGAPVEDAKVILQDADGHEVAEVRTAKDGSYAFGNLYPGSYTLLTMGYPPFPAAVRITDDDRDGDGDVDLELAHSD from the coding sequence ACCGTGGGCGGGGCCGGCCGGGCGGCCGGTGACGCGTACTCCAACGCGTTCTCGCTCAAGGGCACCGAGTCCGCGAAGGTGCTCGACCTGCTGGGCACGGCGGTGCCCGAACAGTCGGGCGAGGCCGACACGGTGGTCTGGCACGTGGACTCCGGTTCGGTGCGGGACGCCTCGGTACGCCAGCGGATCACCCCGATGCTGGCCCGGGTCGCGCACCAGAAGGACGTCGGCGCGGTGGCCGGGCCGTACGACGCGGCGGGCGCGGCGCAGATCAGCAAGGACGGCCGGACCGCGTACGCCACCGTGACGTACACCAAGCTCGGCGGCGAACTCTCCAACGCCCAGGCGCAGTCGCTCATCGACACCGCGCACGCGGCACGGGCGCCCGGTCTGCGTGTCGAGGTGGGCGGCGCGAAGCCCGCGCAGGCCGAGCAGCCGCTGCCCGAACTCGCCGAGGGCATCGGCATCGCGGCCGCCGGGGTGGTCCTCTTCTTCGCGCTCGGCTCGCTGTTCGGCATGCTGCTGCCGATCATCACCGCGCTGTTCGGCATCGGCATCGCCTCGTCGGCGATCATCCTGCTCAGCCACGGCATGGACGTCGCGGACTTCGCACCGGAGCTGGCGACGCTGGTGGGCCTGGGCGTCGGCATCGACTACGCGCTGTTCATCGTCACCCGGCACCGGCGGGCGATCCTGCGCGGCCGCAGTCCGGAGGACGCGGCGGTCGTCGCCCTCAACACCTCCGGCCGGGCGGTGCTGTTCGCGGGCGGCACCGTGTGCATCGCGCTGCTGGGCATGTTCACCCTGCGGCTGACCTTCCTCAACGGCGTCGCCGTGGCAGCGGCGTTGACGGTCGTGATCACCGTGGCGGCGGCGATGACGCTGCTGCCCGCGCTGCTCGGCCTGCTCGGGATGCGGGTGCTCAGCCGCCGGCAGCGGCGCGCGCTCGCCGCGTCGGGGCCGCGGCAGGAGTCGGCGGCCGGCGCGGCGGCGCGCTGGTCGGGCTTCCTCCAGCGCCACCCGCGCTCGCTGGCGGCGGTGGCGGTCGTGGTGATGGCGACGCTGGCGATCCCGGCGCTGTCGCTGCGGCTCGGCTCCTCCGACCAGGGCAACAACCCGACCGGCACCACCACCCGCAAGGCGTACGACATGCTGGCCGACGGCTTCGGCCCGGGCTTCAACGGCCCGCTGACGATCCTCGCCGAGGTGCCGTCCGCCGGCGACCAGGCGGCCCTGGACGGCCTGGTGACGGCGCTGCGCTCCACCCACGGCATCGCCTACGCCGCGCAGATGCCGACCGCGCGCGGGCAGAAGGTCGCGCTGGTGGAGGCGGTGCCGACCACCTCCCCGCAGGACAAGGCGACCTCCGACCTGATCGACCACCTGCGCGACGACGTGGTGCCGGCGGCCGAGCGCGGCAGCACCATGCGGGCGTACGTCGGCGGCCAGACCGCGATGTTCGAGGACTTCTCGACGGTGCTGTACGGAAAGCTGCCGCTGTTCGTCGGGGTGATCATCGCGCTCGGCTTCGTGCTGCTGCTCTTCGCGTTCCGCTCGCTGGTGGTGCCGCTGACCGCCGCGGTGATGAACCTGGTGGCGGCCGCGGCCTCCTTCGGGGTGCTGGTCGCGGTCTTCCAGTGGGGCTGGGGCGGCGCGCTCGCCGGGCGGGCCGGACCGGTGGACGCGTTCCTGCCGGTGATCATGCTGTCGCTGCTGTTCGGGCTGTCGATGGACTACCAGGTCTTCCTGGTCAGCCGGATGCACGAGGAGTGGGTGCACACCCGGGACAACGCGCGCGCGGTGCGGGTGGGCCTGGCGGAGACCAGCCGGGTCATCAACTCGGCGGCGGTCATCATGATCTGCGTCTTCGCGGCCTTCGTGCTCAGCGGGCAGCGGGTGCTGGCGATGTTCGGCATCGGGCTGGCCGGGGCGGTGGCACTGGACGCGTTCATCCTGCGCACCGTGCTGGTGCCGTCGCTGATGCACCTGTTCGGCCGGGCGAACTGGTGGCTGCCGCGGTGGCTGGACCGGCGGCTGCCGCACCTGGCGGTGGAGCCGGCCGAGGAGTCGGCGGCGCCGGAGGCGGTGGCGGTCGCCGCGGTGCCCGGCGCCCGGTCGCCCGGCGACGCGTCAGGGCCGTACCCGGGCGGGGGCGGCGGAAGCGGCGGCACGGGCCCCGGCTGCGGGACGGCCGCGGGCGCGCTGGTGCGCGGGCGGGTGACCGGCGCGGCCGGGCTGCCGGTGCCGCGCGCCGAGCTGACCCTGATCGCCGCGGACGGCCGCCAGGCGGCCCGGGCGCGGGCCGCCGAGGACGGGGCGTTCAGCCTGCCGGCCCCGGGCCGCGGCCCCTACGTCCTGGTGGCGGGCGCCCCCGGGCACCACCCGCAGACCGCGAGCGTGCTCACGGCGGGCGGCGAGGTGGACTGCGACCTGGTGCTGACCGGCACCGGCTCGCTCACCGGCACGGTCCGCCGCGCGGACGGCGCGCCCGTGGAGGACGCGAAGGTGATCCTCCAGGACGCCGACGGCCACGAGGTCGCCGAGGTGCGCACCGCGAAGGACGGGTCGTACGCCTTCGGCAACCTCTATCCGGGCAGCTACACCCTGCTCACCATGGGCTACCCGCCCTTCCCGGCAGCCGTCCGGATCACCGACGACGACCGGGACGGCGACGGCGACGTGGACCTCGAACTGGCCCACTCCGACTGA
- a CDS encoding helix-turn-helix domain-containing protein, whose product METAQNWGEVGERIAEARLAAGLSQGDLASRVALDRTAVVRIEAGERRITALELYRLADALGVPLAHLLSRPLEALVSRRTALEETSDSAARSRYRLDARLEEHARFAAWLVSHGHLRPTRLDDGLTRDSDVSPDPVRLARAAREVAGFSSGPLGGLADVLERFGLYLTVVDESGEGASLLQDGYGVAVISGEPQPGRRRWTAAHELGHHLLQDEYHSDAGVAAGRDEREQLIDRFAEEFLLPAEDIRLAWAATETGTHARAVLLDLAARYRVSWSAVVNRARRMGCIDATDARRHKADIPRRGDFLAAHGSQPVPDLETGTTGTQWRKAALSAWSAGAVTAPRAVELLYGAIGEDELPSRELEDELP is encoded by the coding sequence ATGGAAACTGCGCAGAACTGGGGAGAGGTCGGCGAGCGGATCGCCGAGGCACGCCTTGCTGCGGGATTAAGCCAGGGCGACCTCGCCTCGCGAGTCGCTCTGGACCGCACCGCAGTCGTCCGCATCGAAGCGGGCGAGCGGCGCATCACGGCGCTGGAACTGTACCGGCTGGCCGACGCATTGGGGGTCCCCCTTGCGCACCTGCTCTCGCGCCCGCTTGAGGCTCTGGTCTCACGTCGTACCGCCCTCGAAGAGACATCCGACAGCGCCGCACGCTCCCGATACCGGCTTGACGCCCGCCTGGAGGAACACGCGCGCTTCGCCGCCTGGTTGGTCTCACACGGCCATCTGCGCCCGACGCGGCTCGACGACGGGCTCACGCGCGACTCCGACGTGTCGCCCGATCCCGTGCGACTGGCTCGGGCGGCACGCGAGGTCGCCGGGTTCTCCTCCGGCCCGCTCGGCGGACTGGCCGACGTGCTCGAGAGATTCGGTCTGTACCTGACCGTCGTCGACGAGTCGGGAGAAGGCGCCTCTCTTCTCCAGGACGGGTACGGTGTCGCCGTCATCAGTGGCGAGCCCCAGCCCGGCCGTCGCCGATGGACGGCCGCCCACGAACTGGGCCACCACCTGCTGCAGGACGAGTACCACAGCGATGCGGGCGTCGCGGCTGGGCGGGACGAGCGCGAGCAGCTCATCGACCGTTTCGCCGAGGAGTTCCTGCTGCCCGCGGAGGACATCCGGTTGGCCTGGGCGGCGACCGAAACGGGGACGCATGCCCGGGCGGTCCTGCTGGATCTCGCTGCGCGCTACCGCGTGTCATGGAGCGCGGTCGTCAACCGCGCCCGGCGCATGGGCTGCATCGATGCCACGGATGCCCGTCGTCATAAGGCGGACATACCGCGACGCGGTGATTTCCTCGCCGCCCACGGTAGCCAACCGGTGCCCGATCTGGAGACCGGGACCACCGGTACGCAGTGGCGCAAGGCAGCGCTTTCGGCCTGGTCGGCCGGCGCCGTTACCGCGCCGAGAGCCGTCGAACTGCTCTACGGTGCCATCGGCGAGGACGAACTCCCCAGCCGTGAACTGGAGGACGAACTGCCGTGA